From a single Brassica napus cultivar Da-Ae chromosome C9, Da-Ae, whole genome shotgun sequence genomic region:
- the LOC106355679 gene encoding uncharacterized protein LOC106355679 isoform X1, producing MLDQCNPHVKAFRSARDRFDVEGSTGYRMRLIESRQSDGRTHNLPTANEVAALIPGDFVLNMETRDIFLESTSGKLQRISELHPAYLPLQYPLLFPYGEDGFRLNIPIGFEDSTARKRKNVTMREYFAFRILERRWEAPTITRSGRLFHQFLVDAYTMIESSRLRYLLLNQEKLRSSSYAAIQKAATRAGAKMAEQRSRIFIPATFTGEKRYMKQHYYDAMALCKYHGFPDIFITFTCNPKWPEVTRYLKKYNLTTEDRPEILCRVFKMKLDNLIGELTKKNGSLFGHVAAGKSLLHVTYINCLIKTTNVDSCFVC from the coding sequence ATGTTAGATCAGTGTAACCCTCATGTCAAGGCTTTTAGGTCTGCAAGAGACAGATTCGACGTGGAAGGATCAACAGGTTATAGGATGAGATTGATTGAAAGTCGACAATCTGATGGACGGACCCATAATCTGCCGACTGCAAATGAAGTTGCTGCTTTGATACCTggagattttgttttaaatatggaGACACGAGATATTTTTCTAGAGAGTACAAGTGGAAAGTTGCAAAGGATAAGTGAATTACATCCGGCGTATTTGCCTCTGCAATATCCACTATTGTTTCCATATGGAGAGGATGGCTTTCGATTAAATATTCCTATTGGTTTTGAAGACAGCACTGCGAGAAAACGCAAGAATGTAACTATGCGTGAGTACTTTGCATTTCGGATTTTAGAGAGGAGGTGGGAAGCACCTACAATTACAAGATCAGGCAGATTGTTTCATCAGTTCCTTGTGGACGCTTACACAATGATAGAATCGAGTAGACTACGTTACTTGTTGCTGAATCAGGAAAAGCTCCGGTCAAGTAGTTACGCTGCAATCCAGAAAGCAGCTACAAGAGCTGGAGCTAAGATGGCGGAACAAAGGAGCCGAATTTTCATTCCAGCAACTTTCACCGGGGAAAAAAGGTATATGAAGCAGCACTACTATGATGCCATGGCTCTGTGCAAATACCATGGATTTCCCGACATTTTCATCACTTTTACGTGTAATCCAAAATGGCCTGAAGTTACAAGGTATCTGAAAAAATATAACCTGACCACCGAAGACAGGCCAGAAATATTGTGTAGAGTTTTCAAGATGAAACTCGATAATCTTATCGGCGAATTGACTAAAAAGAACGGCTCCTTATTCGGTCATGTTGCTGCAGGTAAATCTCTTTTACATGTTACTTATATTAATTGTTTAATCAAAACAACTAATGTAGATAGctgttttgtttgttaa
- the LOC125592505 gene encoding uncharacterized protein LOC125592505, producing MHGPCGAAKKDNVCMVNGKCSKMFPKPLNIRTSIDANGFPAYMRRIDGRFIEKNGIRLDNGFVVPYNRDLMLRYRAHMNVEWCVQTRAVKYLFKYIHKGPDYASAAMDKEDEDGVIDEIKTYYDCRYITACESSWRILAFPTHFRTTSVEKLGFHLPDQELVFFDEDEPIESILNKKTVNQTMFLAWFIANRKYAEARELTYAEFPTKFVWKSGTREWVPQKRGFAIGRIAHIQPSGDELYFLRVLLNWVRGPTSYEDIRTVDGVLYHTYEDACYALGLMDDDKEFIEAIKDASDCSSATYARKLFARMLVSKSLSQPHVVWEATWEYLTDDILYKKRRETGRPDMNLTIEQIKNIALIEIENHLLSNGRSLKKWPHMPKPENLGDYNGNRRIDDELNYVVEDQLKENERLMAMITDEQRGVYEQILDAVLNDSGGVFFLYGYGALLLEGGRTAHSRFGIPIDADEFSTCKKMEPGSDRAELVKAAKLIVWDEAPMMSRHCFETLDRTMRDIIRFCEEKPFGGKVVVFGGDFRQILPVIPGGGRAETVLAALNSSYLWEHCKVLKLTKNMRLLAGLTDDAAKELESFSTWILDI from the exons ATGCATGGTCCTTGCGGTGCAGCAAAGAAGGATAATGTATGTATGGTTAACGGTAAATGTTCTAAGATGTTTCCGAAACCTCTCAACATCAGGACATCGATTGACGCAAATGGATTTCCAGCTTACATGCGTCGGATTGATGGTAGGTTCATTGAGAAAAATGGAATCAGATTAGACAATGGATTTGTTGTACCATACAACAGAGACCTCATGCTTCGATATCGCGCCCATATGAATGTAGAGTGGTGCGTCCAAACACGAGCtgttaagtatcttttcaaataTATTCATAAGGGACCTGATTATGCCTCAGCTGCAATggataaagaagatgaagatggcgTCATTGACGAAATCAAAACATATTACGACTGCag ATATATTACTGCATGCGAGTCGTCTTGGCGGATTCTTGCTTTTCCTACACATTTTCGTACTACTTCTGTAGAGAAACTTGGCTTTCATCTTCCGGATCAGGAACTGGTATTTTTTGATGAAGACGAACCTATTGAGAGTATTCTCAACAAAAAGACTGTCAACCAAACCATGTTTTTGGCCTGGTTCATAGCAAACAGAAAATATGCAGAGGCAAGAGAGTTGACATATGCGGAATTTCCAACAAAATTCGTTTGGAAATCAGGTACGAGAGAATGGGTACCACAGAAACGAGGCTTTGCGATAGGGAGGATTGCGCATATTCAGCCATCAGGTGATGAGCTATATTTCTTAAGAGTATTGCTAAACTGGGTAAGAGGGCCGACATCATACGAGGATATAAGAACAGTTGATGGTGTTTTATATCATACATACGAAGATGCTTGCTATGCGTTGGGATTGATGGATGATGACAAGGAATTCATAGAAGCTATCAAAGATGCCAGTGACTGTAGTTCTGCGACGTATGCAAGGAAGCTTTTTGCGAGAATGTTGGTTTCCAAATCGTTGTCTCAGCCTCATGTAGTGTGGGAAGCTACTTGGGAGTATCTTACCGACGATATTCTTTACAAGAAGCGGCGAGAAACTGGAAGACCTG ATATGAACTTGACCATAGAGCAGATTAAAAATATTGCTCTTATTGAGATCGAAAATCATTTGCTCAGCAATGGTCGTAGCCTCAAGAAATGGCCCCACATGCCAAAGCCAGAAAATTTAGGAGATTACAACGGCAATCGCCGTATAGATGATGAGCTTAATTATGTTGTGGAAGATCAGCTAAAGGAAAATGAAAGACTTATGGCGATGATAACAGATGAGCAAAGAGGGGTATACGAACAGATTCTGGATGCAGTTTTAAATGATAGCGGTGGAGTGTTCTTTCTTTATGGTTATGGAG CATTGTTGTTGGAAGGAGGTAGAACCGCACATTCCAGATTTGGTATTCCGATAGATGCAGACGAATTCAGCACTTGCAAGAAAATGGAGCCAGGATCAGATCGTGCAGAATTAGTTAAAGCGGCAAAGTTAATTGTATGGGATGAGGCGCCTATGATGAGCAGACACTGTTTCGAAACGTTGGATCGCACTATGCGTGATATTATAAGATTTTGTGAAGAAAAACCTTTTGGGGGTAAAGTTGTTGTTTTCGGTGGAGATTTCAGACAGATTTTACCGGTTATACCTGGAGGTGGTAGAGCAGAGACTGTTTTGGCGGCTCTGAATTCGTCATATCTTTGGGAGCACTGCAAAGTTCTGAAGCTAACAAAAAACATGAGATTGCTGGCTGGTCTTACTGATGATGCAGCAAAAGAGCTTGAATCCTTCTCAACCTGGATTTTGGATATATGa